Proteins encoded within one genomic window of Dyadobacter chenhuakuii:
- a CDS encoding SRPBCC family protein produces the protein MQELYFKQNLPISLDEAWSFFSNPANLKEITPAKMGFVVTSRHHGGEMYAGQIIRYIVKPVLGIPLKWCTEITHVADKQYFVDEQRFGPYAFWHHQHRFTAIPGGVMMEDILNYKVPFGFLGDWVNSLFVRNEVNQIFEYRRKVLTERFGS, from the coding sequence GTGCAAGAATTATATTTCAAACAAAATCTTCCCATTTCACTCGACGAAGCCTGGTCGTTTTTTTCAAACCCGGCTAACTTGAAAGAGATAACTCCCGCCAAAATGGGCTTTGTAGTAACTTCAAGGCATCATGGCGGCGAAATGTATGCGGGTCAGATCATTCGTTACATTGTAAAGCCCGTGCTTGGTATTCCTTTAAAATGGTGCACAGAGATAACGCATGTAGCTGATAAACAGTACTTTGTGGACGAACAGCGTTTTGGCCCCTATGCATTCTGGCACCATCAGCACCGTTTTACAGCCATTCCCGGCGGTGTAATGATGGAAGATATTCTGAATTACAAGGTTCCTTTTGGTTTCCTGGGAGATTGGGTTAATTCGCTTTTTGTGAGAAATGAAGTCAATCAAATCTTCGAATATCGTCGGAAAGTGCTTACAGAGCGCTTTGGAAGCTAG
- a CDS encoding SRPBCC domain-containing protein, whose translation MNRKQIATTSTSIYASPSAVWKALIDPEIVKQYMYGAEVYSDWHVGSPIVYRGVWDGTPYEDKGTILEIIPERVLSFSYWSPLSGTDDFEDNYAHVTYHISEYDDETTLTITQDNLETEEAVVAAEGNWMKVVGEIKRILEGERKHVL comes from the coding sequence ATGAACAGAAAACAGATTGCAACTACATCCACATCCATCTATGCCAGTCCTTCGGCTGTTTGGAAGGCTTTAATAGATCCCGAGATTGTTAAACAATATATGTACGGCGCGGAAGTGTACTCTGACTGGCACGTTGGAAGCCCGATCGTTTACCGGGGCGTGTGGGACGGCACACCTTATGAAGATAAAGGTACGATCCTGGAAATTATTCCCGAGCGCGTTTTAAGCTTCTCATATTGGAGCCCGCTCTCCGGAACCGATGATTTTGAGGACAACTACGCGCATGTAACGTATCACATTTCAGAATACGACGACGAAACGACGCTTACCATTACACAGGATAATCTGGAAACCGAAGAAGCAGTGGTTGCAGCTGAGGGCAACTGGATGAAAGTAGTCGGAGAGATCAAACGAATCCTCGAAGGCGAACGGAAACACGTCCTATAA
- a CDS encoding Tex family protein — MNFPYIAQQTSISEKQVKNTIQLFEEGATLPFISRYRKEATGGLDEVQIGAIKDAWQKQLEVEKRREAILKSIEEQGKLTPELRKQLAGVFTMVELEDIYLPYKQKRKTRAGIAIERGLEPLAQLIFTGKESDPERKAASFRNDQVPTADDALQGARDIIAEWINENPDSRTRIRNLFQRGGVITSKVKKKKEEEGVKYRDYFDFSEPLSRIPSHRLLAIRRGEEEGILNVTISPDEDQAIELLDRLFRKGPPAVLTQMELAISDSYKRLLKPSIETEFANLSKEKADIAAIQVFTENLRQLLLASPLGQKSVLAIDPGYRTGCKVVVLDSQGNLVADLVIYPFDKPADANGKLSDLIQKWKVEAIAVGNGTAGRETEDFVRKLLTNAGKSDEVGLFMVSEQGASIYSASDVAREEFPDKDVTVRGSVSIGRRLMDPLAELVKIDPKSIGVGQYQHDVDQNSLRNALDTVVESCVNSVGVNLNTASKHLLRYVSGLGTSLAQNIVDFRAKNGDFKSRQQLLKVPRLGAKAFEQAAGFLRIENGANPLDNSAVHPERYDVVGQMAKDVGANVKDLMQKPELRKQIKPEKYISDSVGLPTLKDILLELEKPSRDPREGMKQFEFDSSVRKPEDLKVGMVLPGIVTNITAFGAFVDVGVKQDGLVHVSQMADKFIKDPNEVVKLQQIVSVKVTEVDLARKRIALSMKL; from the coding sequence ATGAATTTCCCCTATATAGCCCAGCAGACGTCCATTTCTGAGAAACAGGTCAAGAATACCATTCAACTTTTTGAAGAAGGGGCGACGTTGCCATTTATTTCGCGTTACCGGAAAGAGGCTACGGGTGGGCTGGATGAAGTGCAGATCGGTGCGATCAAAGATGCCTGGCAAAAGCAGCTGGAAGTTGAAAAACGGCGTGAAGCGATTTTAAAAAGCATCGAGGAGCAGGGAAAACTAACCCCGGAGCTTCGCAAGCAGCTGGCCGGTGTGTTTACAATGGTCGAACTGGAAGACATTTATTTACCCTACAAGCAAAAACGAAAGACACGGGCGGGCATTGCCATCGAACGTGGTCTGGAACCGCTTGCGCAGTTGATTTTTACGGGTAAAGAGTCGGATCCTGAGCGGAAGGCAGCTTCGTTCCGGAATGACCAGGTGCCGACAGCAGATGATGCCTTGCAGGGCGCTAGGGATATCATAGCGGAATGGATCAATGAAAACCCGGATTCGCGGACCCGTATTCGTAATCTTTTCCAGCGCGGTGGCGTCATTACTTCCAAGGTTAAAAAGAAAAAAGAAGAAGAAGGCGTCAAATACCGCGACTATTTCGATTTTTCCGAGCCCTTGTCGCGAATTCCTTCGCATAGGTTACTGGCAATCCGCCGCGGCGAAGAAGAGGGGATTTTGAATGTGACGATCTCGCCGGACGAGGATCAGGCCATTGAATTGTTGGACCGCCTTTTCCGCAAAGGCCCGCCAGCTGTTTTGACGCAAATGGAGCTGGCGATTTCAGATAGTTACAAGCGACTTTTGAAACCATCCATTGAAACAGAATTCGCCAATCTTTCAAAAGAGAAGGCGGACATTGCTGCTATACAAGTGTTTACCGAAAACCTGCGACAATTGTTGCTGGCGTCACCGCTGGGACAAAAAAGCGTTTTGGCGATTGATCCGGGTTACCGTACGGGCTGCAAAGTCGTGGTGCTGGATAGCCAGGGAAATCTGGTTGCAGACCTGGTGATTTATCCTTTTGACAAACCCGCAGATGCAAACGGGAAACTCTCGGACCTGATCCAGAAATGGAAGGTCGAGGCGATTGCAGTCGGCAACGGAACGGCCGGGAGGGAAACGGAGGATTTCGTGCGCAAGCTTTTGACAAATGCAGGCAAGTCGGATGAGGTTGGTTTGTTCATGGTAAGCGAGCAGGGTGCTTCTATTTATTCAGCATCGGATGTGGCACGCGAAGAGTTTCCGGACAAAGATGTAACCGTTCGGGGCTCTGTCTCGATTGGCCGGCGGCTGATGGACCCGCTGGCGGAGTTGGTTAAAATTGATCCTAAATCGATCGGGGTTGGTCAGTATCAGCACGATGTAGACCAGAATTCATTGCGAAATGCTTTGGATACAGTCGTGGAAAGCTGCGTAAATTCCGTAGGCGTAAATCTCAACACGGCAAGTAAGCATCTTTTGCGATACGTTTCTGGCCTGGGAACGTCCCTGGCGCAGAATATCGTAGATTTCAGGGCTAAAAACGGTGACTTTAAATCGAGGCAGCAATTATTGAAAGTGCCGCGCCTCGGAGCAAAAGCATTTGAGCAGGCTGCCGGCTTTCTTAGGATCGAGAATGGTGCTAATCCATTGGATAACAGTGCAGTACATCCCGAACGTTATGACGTTGTGGGTCAAATGGCTAAGGATGTCGGTGCCAATGTGAAGGATCTTATGCAAAAGCCTGAATTAAGGAAGCAGATCAAACCTGAAAAATATATTTCTGATTCAGTAGGGCTGCCGACACTAAAAGACATTCTGCTGGAATTGGAAAAACCATCACGCGATCCGCGCGAAGGCATGAAGCAATTTGAATTTGATAGCTCAGTCCGCAAGCCGGAAGATTTGAAAGTAGGAATGGTCTTACCTGGCATTGTTACCAACATTACTGCGTTCGGTGCGTTTGTCGATGTCGGTGTGAAGCAGGACGGGCTTGTTCACGTCTCGCAGATGGCGGATAAATTTATTAAAGATCCTAACGAAGTGGTGAAGTTACAGCAGATTGTGAGTGTGAAGGTAACTGAGGTGGATTTAGCAAGAAAGCGCATTGCTCTCAGCATGAAGTTATAG
- a CDS encoding ThuA domain-containing protein: MEFLRRNGASSLLLLLTLAPFFSKAQADFKVIAFFTGKNDKAHISFVGEANRRFPEMGRENHFTYDTTSNWNNLNASFLVDYQVVLFLDTRPETHEQREAFQKYMEKGGGWLGFHFSAFALTPSAYPQNWDWYHNEFLGSGQYKSNTWRPTSAILKVEDAKSTVTNRLPGTFKASPNEWYRWEKDLKANPDIQILLSIDPASFPLGTGPKQHEIWHSGYYPVVWTNKKYKMVYMNMGHNDIDYENKTNKELSFTFDNPIQNQLILNSILWLGQKNKKHGN, encoded by the coding sequence ATGGAATTCCTACGCCGAAATGGTGCCAGCTCACTTTTGCTGCTCCTTACATTAGCGCCATTTTTTTCCAAGGCACAAGCTGATTTCAAAGTAATCGCATTCTTCACCGGAAAGAATGATAAGGCGCATATTAGTTTTGTTGGAGAGGCTAACAGGCGCTTTCCTGAAATGGGGCGGGAGAATCATTTTACTTATGATACAACCAGTAATTGGAACAATTTAAATGCATCATTTCTGGTTGATTACCAGGTTGTTTTGTTTTTAGACACAAGGCCGGAGACGCACGAACAGCGGGAAGCATTTCAAAAATACATGGAAAAAGGAGGTGGCTGGTTGGGTTTTCACTTCTCGGCTTTCGCATTGACGCCATCGGCTTATCCTCAGAACTGGGATTGGTATCACAACGAATTCCTTGGTTCCGGACAGTACAAAAGCAACACCTGGCGGCCTACTTCTGCTATTTTAAAAGTTGAGGATGCCAAAAGCACTGTCACAAATAGGCTGCCTGGAACATTTAAAGCATCGCCAAACGAATGGTATCGTTGGGAAAAAGATCTGAAGGCCAACCCGGACATTCAGATCCTGCTATCGATTGACCCTGCCAGTTTTCCGCTCGGAACCGGTCCCAAGCAGCATGAAATCTGGCATAGCGGCTATTATCCAGTGGTCTGGACAAATAAAAAATATAAGATGGTGTATATGAATATGGGGCACAATGACATTGACTACGAGAACAAAACAAACAAAGAACTCTCGTTTACTTTTGACAATCCCATTCAGAACCAATTGATATTGAACAGCATACTATGGCTGGGGCAGAAGAACAAAAAGCATGGAAATTAA
- a CDS encoding RsmB/NOP family class I SAM-dependent RNA methyltransferase, whose protein sequence is MKLYKGLVAATVEALQHIFVKNRQADRVVEQLLKTNKKWGARDRAFIAGNTYEIVRWWRLVKFAADIEKVSEPEEFWKIVGVWQIIKPLHLHTEDDGQLPEWPEFEDINAENVLVRYEEGLTVRKIAQSVPDWIDAIGEAELGDDWDAELAALNQQAPVVIRVNTLKSNVAAVKEVFGEDGATEITGIPDALVLKKRQNILNHDAFKQGFFEVQDAGSQLIAPYLDIHPGLSVIDACAGAGGKTLHIASLLQNEGSILAMDIEHHKLLELEKRAGRNGVQNLQTMMISSDKLFEALAGTADRLLLDVPCSGLGVLRRNPDSKWKLKPQFLEEIKKVQWHILKHYSQMVKPGGKMVYATCSVLPSESEDQVKRFMKANKREWKFISAHRTSVAKDGTDGFYMALMQKK, encoded by the coding sequence TTGAAACTATATAAAGGATTGGTTGCCGCAACGGTCGAAGCATTGCAGCACATATTTGTTAAAAACCGCCAGGCTGACCGCGTTGTGGAGCAGCTTTTGAAAACAAATAAGAAATGGGGTGCCCGGGACCGTGCTTTTATCGCCGGTAACACCTATGAAATCGTGCGCTGGTGGCGCCTTGTAAAATTTGCAGCGGACATTGAGAAGGTTTCTGAACCCGAGGAATTCTGGAAAATTGTGGGCGTTTGGCAAATTATAAAACCCCTGCACCTTCACACGGAAGATGACGGCCAATTGCCGGAATGGCCCGAATTTGAGGATATTAATGCTGAAAATGTATTAGTGCGATATGAAGAGGGACTCACCGTACGAAAAATTGCGCAGTCTGTTCCCGACTGGATCGATGCCATTGGCGAGGCGGAACTGGGAGACGACTGGGATGCAGAACTGGCTGCACTGAACCAGCAGGCGCCTGTCGTAATCCGGGTAAATACGCTAAAAAGTAATGTTGCTGCCGTCAAGGAAGTTTTCGGTGAGGACGGAGCGACGGAAATTACAGGCATTCCGGACGCGCTGGTTTTGAAAAAACGCCAGAACATCTTGAATCACGATGCATTTAAGCAAGGGTTTTTTGAAGTTCAGGACGCTGGATCACAATTAATTGCGCCTTATCTGGACATTCATCCAGGCCTTAGCGTTATTGATGCTTGCGCAGGTGCCGGCGGGAAAACGTTGCACATTGCGTCGCTGCTGCAAAATGAAGGTTCTATCCTTGCGATGGACATTGAGCATCATAAGCTGCTCGAACTCGAAAAAAGAGCGGGTCGGAATGGCGTCCAAAACCTGCAAACCATGATGATCTCTTCTGACAAGCTGTTTGAGGCGCTTGCGGGAACGGCAGACAGGCTTTTGCTGGACGTTCCGTGCTCCGGCCTGGGTGTATTAAGAAGAAACCCCGACTCTAAATGGAAGCTGAAACCGCAATTTTTGGAAGAGATAAAAAAAGTGCAGTGGCACATTTTGAAACACTACAGTCAAATGGTAAAGCCTGGTGGCAAGATGGTCTACGCTACCTGCAGCGTGCTTCCTTCGGAGTCCGAAGATCAGGTGAAACGGTTTATGAAAGCCAATAAGCGGGAGTGGAAGTTCATCTCCGCGCACCGCACATCCGTTGCTAAGGACGGAACGGATGGATTTTATATGGCCCTTATGCAAAAGAAGTAA
- a CDS encoding cation:proton antiporter, with the protein MDSYIITLTVIGIAVLGMAWMPSFTKQTGISDSVVYVVLGVIVYQLLDVLPIPNPVIFNVQTIHLTEMVVVISLMGTGLKIDKPFSFKSWAIPFRMLTITMVLCIASVTFIAYYFLRFDLASALLLGSVLAPTDPVLAADVQVGPPMEQVRDEVRFSLTAEAGMNDGMAFPFTWLAIFLAGSATGDFREFTWEWFRVDFAFKIIVGTGLGLLLGRILAYIIFNFSEKRKSIDLNDGFIAVAAALAIFGIVELLGGYGFIAVFVAAVTMRNYELNHQFHKDLHSFSDQTERILVAIVLLIFGGSLVHGILDHLTWQYALLSLFFLLIIRPVSSLIALIGTNLHFKERMGIGFYGIRGVGSFYYLAFALSKEPFLMDKELWSTVSFIVLLSVAMHGLTATHVMSSLEKKFSKSV; encoded by the coding sequence ATGGATAGCTATATCATTACGCTCACAGTTATTGGGATTGCGGTCCTTGGAATGGCCTGGATGCCTTCCTTCACAAAGCAAACAGGGATTTCGGATTCCGTCGTCTATGTTGTGCTGGGCGTAATCGTTTATCAGCTTCTCGATGTTCTGCCCATCCCTAATCCGGTGATTTTCAATGTGCAGACTATTCATTTGACTGAAATGGTCGTCGTGATCTCGCTTATGGGTACCGGTTTGAAAATCGATAAGCCTTTCTCATTCAAATCCTGGGCCATTCCATTCCGCATGCTTACCATCACAATGGTGCTTTGCATTGCTTCCGTAACCTTCATTGCATACTATTTCTTGCGTTTCGATCTTGCTTCCGCATTGCTGTTGGGTTCGGTTTTAGCGCCCACAGACCCTGTTCTGGCGGCCGATGTGCAGGTTGGGCCGCCTATGGAGCAAGTCAGGGATGAGGTGCGTTTTTCGCTTACCGCCGAAGCCGGAATGAATGATGGCATGGCCTTCCCATTCACCTGGCTGGCTATTTTTCTCGCAGGGTCTGCTACGGGCGATTTTCGTGAATTTACCTGGGAATGGTTTAGGGTTGACTTTGCTTTCAAAATCATTGTTGGGACCGGATTAGGCTTGCTACTCGGCAGGATCCTGGCTTATATAATCTTTAATTTCTCCGAAAAGCGCAAGTCGATTGACCTCAATGATGGCTTTATTGCTGTTGCTGCGGCGCTGGCGATATTTGGCATCGTAGAGCTGCTGGGCGGGTATGGCTTTATTGCCGTTTTCGTAGCTGCTGTAACGATGCGTAACTACGAGCTGAACCACCAGTTCCACAAAGACCTCCATAGTTTCTCAGACCAGACGGAACGAATCCTGGTCGCTATTGTGCTGCTCATTTTCGGAGGAAGCCTTGTACACGGAATTTTGGATCATCTGACCTGGCAATATGCATTGCTATCCTTGTTTTTCTTATTGATCATCAGGCCCGTTTCATCATTAATAGCGTTGATTGGCACGAATTTACATTTTAAAGAACGAATGGGCATAGGATTTTACGGCATCCGCGGCGTTGGTTCGTTTTACTATCTTGCTTTTGCTTTAAGTAAAGAGCCGTTTTTAATGGATAAGGAACTATGGTCAACCGTATCGTTCATCGTGTTGCTCTCGGTCGCGATGCACGGATTAACTGCAACACACGTCATGTCGAGTCTCGAAAAGAAGTTTTCGAAATCAGTTTAA
- a CDS encoding GAF domain-containing sensor histidine kinase: MENRPPVPENEMERLFSLSDFDLDYSDHQDTFKDLAKLAAKVTGTSISLVNLIDSLTQWTISNYGLDLDQMLREDSVCQYTIMETEQFEVADLSQDDRFKDKFYVTGGPSVRYYYGVPLKTSKGLQIGALCVLDTERRALDPEKVELMKIIADEIVSRLKTHKVLEDLRAKLTEAKQTQKKVAHDIRGPLGGIVGLAQIIKDQGDENQMDEVLEFVNLIHKSGNSILDLAEEILDSHKEKKTAVPEGAVLDSNRFNLVLFKEKLLKLYEPQAKHKKVFLNVETSSLTENVAFSKNKLLQITGNLISNAIKFTPVGGTITVDLKLAITLEMPTLLISVSDTGVGMTAASVESIMTGNASSTGGTSGEQGFGFGLALVKHLIDSLEGEMEIHSIVGKGTTFDVRLPQNIY; encoded by the coding sequence ATGGAAAATCGACCTCCTGTTCCGGAAAACGAAATGGAAAGGTTATTCAGCCTTTCAGATTTTGACCTTGATTATTCGGATCACCAAGACACATTTAAAGACCTGGCCAAGCTTGCGGCTAAAGTGACGGGAACATCTATTTCGCTGGTTAACCTCATCGATTCATTGACACAATGGACCATTTCCAACTATGGTTTGGATTTGGATCAGATGCTTCGTGAGGATTCGGTTTGTCAGTATACCATCATGGAAACCGAGCAGTTTGAAGTTGCGGATCTTTCTCAGGACGACCGGTTCAAGGACAAATTTTATGTAACGGGAGGTCCGAGTGTGCGTTATTATTACGGCGTCCCGCTCAAAACCAGCAAAGGACTGCAAATTGGCGCATTATGCGTACTGGATACAGAACGGAGAGCGCTTGATCCAGAAAAAGTTGAACTCATGAAGATCATTGCTGATGAGATTGTGAGCCGGCTGAAAACGCATAAGGTGCTGGAAGACCTTCGTGCAAAGCTCACCGAGGCGAAACAAACCCAGAAAAAAGTCGCACACGACATTCGCGGGCCGCTGGGCGGGATCGTTGGACTGGCTCAGATCATTAAGGACCAGGGGGACGAAAATCAGATGGACGAAGTGCTGGAATTTGTAAATCTGATCCATAAAAGCGGAAATTCGATCCTCGATCTGGCCGAAGAGATCCTGGATTCACATAAAGAGAAGAAGACGGCTGTTCCCGAAGGCGCTGTCCTGGATAGCAACCGTTTTAATCTGGTTCTTTTTAAAGAAAAGCTTCTGAAATTATATGAGCCCCAGGCTAAGCATAAAAAGGTGTTTTTGAATGTTGAAACTAGCAGCCTTACCGAAAATGTAGCATTCTCTAAAAATAAATTGCTGCAAATAACTGGTAACCTGATCTCAAATGCCATCAAATTCACGCCGGTTGGCGGCACCATCACGGTGGATCTGAAACTCGCTATAACATTAGAAATGCCCACCTTGCTCATATCCGTAAGTGATACAGGCGTAGGTATGACCGCTGCCAGCGTCGAGAGTATCATGACCGGCAATGCATCCTCTACGGGAGGCACCAGTGGCGAGCAGGGCTTCGGATTCGGATTAGCATTGGTGAAACACCTCATCGACAGCCTGGAAGGCGAGATGGAGATTCATTCCATCGTCGGAAAAGGCACCACGTTCGATGTTAGATTGCCTCAAAACATCTATTAG
- a CDS encoding DUF2147 domain-containing protein: MYKITFTIFFALVVSFAFGQSAPGDKILGEWVNEEKDTRIEIYKNGNSYSGKLIWAQKLMESDGQTQRKDVNNTNEKLRTRSVLNIDLLHDFIYSEGIWDEGKMYDPKSGKTYSCLMKLRTEKLEIRGYVGIPLLGRSTYWERVL; encoded by the coding sequence ATGTATAAAATTACTTTTACAATATTTTTTGCGCTTGTCGTATCTTTTGCTTTTGGTCAATCTGCGCCAGGTGATAAAATTTTGGGGGAATGGGTGAATGAAGAAAAAGACACGCGCATTGAGATCTATAAAAACGGAAATTCTTACTCCGGGAAACTTATTTGGGCGCAAAAATTAATGGAATCTGACGGTCAAACGCAACGCAAGGATGTCAATAATACCAATGAAAAACTCCGGACGAGAAGTGTTCTGAATATTGATCTCTTACACGACTTCATATACAGCGAAGGAATATGGGATGAGGGGAAAATGTATGATCCCAAAAGCGGGAAAACATACAGCTGCCTGATGAAACTCAGAACTGAAAAACTGGAAATCCGCGGCTACGTAGGAATTCCGCTGCTGGGCCGTTCCACATATTGGGAACGCGTGCTGTAA
- a CDS encoding LLM class flavin-dependent oxidoreductase, with the protein MKHIKLGILDQSVVRQGATVQDAINETIATAKLAEELGYSRFWVSEHHNSTFIAGSTPEVLMVKLADSTNHIRIGSGGIMLPNHSALKVAENFRMLETLFPGRIDLGMGRAPGTDRITSSLLNPSNDFSESSYLRQLEHLQHFFRDTAGTERGFIYAAPQSPTIPMQWILSSSGGSSNIAARFGMGLAVAKFINGFVKPDVIETYRKNFRPSDQYAQPHALLSVFVLCGETEEKALEMRKMMDYILIEFEKGKFGPFPDVETVKKYRFTEGELERLRYNSGRIVSGTKDDVKEHLTKLANDFDVDEIIISTMADSNENRIRSFELISEAFNLREPVQ; encoded by the coding sequence ATGAAGCATATAAAATTAGGGATATTGGACCAATCTGTTGTGAGACAGGGCGCTACGGTCCAGGATGCCATCAATGAGACCATTGCCACTGCAAAACTTGCCGAAGAACTCGGATACAGCCGTTTCTGGGTTTCCGAACATCATAACTCAACATTTATAGCAGGATCCACACCAGAAGTGCTGATGGTAAAACTGGCGGATTCGACAAACCACATCCGAATCGGTTCAGGAGGCATTATGCTTCCCAATCACAGTGCATTGAAAGTGGCCGAGAATTTCCGGATGCTCGAAACACTCTTCCCGGGCCGCATCGACCTGGGAATGGGCCGCGCGCCTGGCACGGACAGGATCACATCCTCACTCTTGAATCCCTCCAACGATTTCAGTGAAAGCAGTTATTTGCGTCAGTTGGAGCATTTACAGCATTTCTTCCGGGATACGGCAGGGACGGAACGTGGTTTCATTTACGCAGCCCCACAGTCCCCTACCATTCCTATGCAATGGATCCTGAGTTCCAGCGGGGGCAGCAGCAACATTGCTGCGCGATTTGGGATGGGATTGGCTGTCGCTAAATTTATCAATGGGTTCGTTAAGCCGGATGTGATTGAAACATATCGCAAAAACTTCCGTCCGTCGGATCAATATGCGCAGCCGCATGCCCTGCTTTCAGTATTTGTCCTTTGCGGCGAAACAGAGGAAAAGGCGCTTGAAATGCGCAAAATGATGGATTACATTCTGATCGAATTTGAGAAAGGAAAATTCGGGCCTTTCCCAGATGTGGAAACGGTGAAAAAATACAGGTTTACCGAGGGCGAGCTTGAACGCCTCCGTTACAACAGCGGAAGGATCGTATCTGGCACAAAAGATGACGTCAAAGAGCATCTTACCAAGCTTGCCAACGACTTTGATGTGGATGAAATTATCATTTCCACCATGGCCGACAGCAATGAAAACCGCATAAGGTCATTTGAGTTAATTTCTGAGGCATTTAATTTGAGAGAACCGGTCCAATAA
- a CDS encoding helix-turn-helix transcriptional regulator codes for MNRFDRITAILIQLQSRKIVKAQDLAERFEISLRTVYRDISSLAEAGVPIIGEAGVGYSIMDGYRLPPVMFTKEEARTFITAEKLMEKFTDLSTQSQYQSAMFKIKSVLRSSEKSMVETLENHIEVRQSAKPFYGEDSNTLDILLKSITERKITKINYNSLGFQDLTERVIEPVGIYHENEYWYTIAFCHLRNNYRNFRSDRILKIELTDKDFQHKHAPLKDFLSQSWDTKNLRLIRIKIDKNKSHYIRNQKYYYGFVSETVTDDGIEMSFLSASLDAFALWYLMLATSACILEPESLKDKVRALLAQISEKLTR; via the coding sequence ATGAACCGTTTCGACCGCATTACTGCCATACTTATTCAGCTCCAATCCCGCAAAATTGTAAAGGCGCAGGATCTCGCAGAGCGGTTTGAAATTAGTTTGCGGACCGTATACCGGGATATCAGCTCGTTGGCAGAGGCAGGCGTGCCTATTATCGGGGAGGCAGGCGTGGGCTATTCTATCATGGATGGTTACCGCCTGCCTCCCGTCATGTTCACGAAAGAGGAAGCGCGGACATTCATCACGGCCGAAAAGCTGATGGAAAAATTCACGGACCTTTCGACGCAGTCGCAATATCAGTCGGCAATGTTCAAGATCAAATCTGTGTTGCGGAGCAGTGAAAAGTCAATGGTGGAAACGCTTGAAAACCATATTGAGGTCAGGCAATCGGCCAAGCCGTTTTATGGGGAGGACAGCAATACGCTGGACATTCTGCTTAAAAGCATTACTGAAAGGAAGATTACCAAAATCAATTACAACTCGCTCGGCTTTCAGGACCTGACGGAACGCGTTATCGAGCCGGTCGGGATTTATCATGAAAATGAGTATTGGTACACCATTGCGTTTTGCCATTTACGCAACAATTACCGCAACTTCCGCTCCGACCGTATCCTTAAAATTGAACTGACCGACAAAGATTTCCAGCATAAGCACGCGCCGTTAAAGGATTTTCTTTCGCAGTCGTGGGACACCAAAAACCTGCGGCTGATCCGGATCAAAATCGACAAAAACAAATCACATTACATTCGTAATCAAAAGTATTATTACGGTTTCGTTTCCGAGACCGTGACCGACGATGGCATTGAAATGAGCTTCCTGTCCGCCTCGCTGGACGCTTTCGCACTATGGTATCTGATGCTCGCCACAAGCGCGTGCATTCTTGAACCGGAGAGCCTGAAAGACAAAGTCAGGGCATTGCTGGCTCAGATTTCGGAGAAGCTGACCCGTTGA